The Limnospira fusiformis SAG 85.79 genomic interval GAAAGACCGCTTAAAAACAGTCGTTAATGTCCACAGTTCAGTTTATGCAACCTGTCGGCAGCAGCTAGAGACTCAAACGGCAGAGAAACCCCTACGCGATCGCCTTAACCTTCCCCTACTTTATCGTTATGAGCAACAATATTGTACCAAATTTTCCTCCATTGTTGCCACCACTCCCGAAGACGGGGAACAGATGCAACACTTTAACCCCATAGCGAAGGTGGAAATTATCCCAAATGGCGTAAACTTTGAGCAGTTTCCCTATCGAACTTTCGACCCAGGTGGACATCAACTCATCTTTGTCGGAGCCATGGACAACATAGCCAACATTGACGCGGCTAGATTTCTCGCCCTAGAGATATTACCCCAGATCCAAAAACGCGCTTCAGATACCACCATTACTATCGTAGGAGCCAGACCCGTACCAGAAGTGTTAGAACTAGCCTATTGTCCAGGGGTAAACGTAACGGGTCGTGTACCTTCAATGGCAGAATATTTACATAAAGCCACAGTCTGTGTAATCCCAATGCGAACCGGGTTCGGCATCAAAAATAAAACCCTAGAGACTATGGCTGCCGGAGTTCCCTTGGTAGCGAGCGATCGCGGTTTAGAAGGTTTAGCCGTCGATGGTGAAGGAGTCGAACTGCGGGCTTTACGAGCTAACACAGTTGAGGAATATGTCCAACAGATAGCCAGGCTGTTTGAAAACCCAGATCTCAGACAAGAACTTTCTCAAAAAGCGCGATCGCTCATCGAAACTGAATATACTTGGGAACGAGCAGGTCAGCGCTATGAACAAGTCCTCATCGGTTGAAGGTCATCACCATAAAGTTAGGGGAGTCAGTTGCCAAATATGAACAATAGACAAGTCCGATTTAATCGACCCATAGACAAGAAATCCAGGGGGACTAATCAGAAACGCCAAGCTGTTTCACCCAGCCGCCAGAAACAACCATTATCACAGCAGCCCCCTTCCCGCCCCTTAGCCCAAAAGCCCAACGTGGCGGGTCAGGGCGGGGGCAATATCGGCCACCATAAACACAAGCCAACTGTCAGAACTCGCCAGTCCCCAAGCCCCCTATCAGTAGCACTAAAAAAGTGGTTAGCCGATAGTCTAGCCTTTAGCCTACTATTTGGTGGTTCAGCCCTATTCAGCGTCAGCGCTTGGTTTAGTTACCAACTGATTCTCAATCCTGACGTAGGAATTTGGCTTAATCAATTTCTACCCGCGAGTACCCAAATTCCCCTAAAACCCAACGATTATCTTTATAGCCTGGAGCAAATCCGAGAAGAACTCAAAGCCCAAGGTCGTTTTTTTGCTGAACCCCTACCCCTTCCTAATCGAGAAGTTTTAGGGGATATGAGCAATAGTGTCAGTACAGCTAGGCTAGAGGAAAGGTTATTCGCCCAAAATCCCTACCTCAAACCCTGGCGCTCATTCCTACTCCCCCATGAATCCCTCGTTCAAACACCCGTAGATCTGTTAATTCCAGTAATGCAGACCCGCGAATCTAGTACAACCATCCCCTGTCCCACTGGTTGTAAAGAAATTGTGGAACTGCGAGTTTATAAATCAGTACAAACTCCCTATCAAGCGGTGGGGACTCCTGAGTGGTAGGGGTCGAAAGGAAAGTCACCTTTCCCAACTCCCATTCAAAACCGTGCTTGAAAGTTTCCCTTCACACGGCTCCTGATGTGGATACCCTCTTTGTCAAAGGAACAAGGTTACTACCCCCTGCTTTATGACTTCAACTTTGGGAGCTATATGCTTGCGTTAGTCTTTAAACTCGCTTTCGCCATTAAACTCTTACTTATCGCAGTCTCTATATCCATATCGTGACTAGTGGGCATATCCCAACCATTACAGTTAGGCATTGGCTTTCAGTCACATCCCTTCCCCTTATGGGCTTGCGCTTACACTTTTCACTACTCTACGAGATGTACTCGCAGAGAGCCCAACAGGGGTTTCAACGTTCCGTATATATGGGCATTCCATCTTTAGATTTGTCCTATCCACCGGGGTACATTTTAAAGGTCTGTGTAGGTGATGACATAATTACCCTACTTTTCCCCTTGTCCTTTTGGACGCAGCGTATCAGCCTATTTCGCTGCTAACTAGTTACGGTGGTTCAAGCCAGACATTCGGTTTCCCTAATCATGGATGGTTGGCAGTGGTCGCCTCTGGTAGTAGGTTCTACTTCACGCCTTCCGTTCCCCGCTTCAATCCCAGATTTGTGATTTCTGAAACTGGGGGTGGCTACCGCCTTTACTCTTTCCCAAATCACCCCAAGTGGGTTGAAATACTCCTCCTTGTAGTATACTTGGAAGATAAAAGTGTATTCTGTGATTTCTTAAATGGGATTGACCCTGAGTTCCCTGCCTTGCTTAGATTCACAACTCCCTAAGCGTCGGGACATATATACAGTTGAGGGGTTAGACCGATACTGAGTAACCGTGTAAAGGTCTAATTGCCCTCTAGGAGGTTATTTCGGCATTGCAGCCTTATTTGACTCCTAAACGTTTCGCACTATATCGCCTAGTTTATGAACTACCCGTCAACGGACCAGCAGAGTCTTTTGTACTGGCATCTTTGATTGGAACTCGTGCTAATCAGCAGGGCGGTAATAGACCACTACCCCTAACTGATATCACGACGTTTAAAAATAGGGTTCCTGAATCGGGAGTATGGTTTAACTTATATGGAACCCGTCTGGTGGGGGATACCCGAGTTCCCTACGGACATATAATTCATTACAACCCCAAACATTATCACCTCAGTTCGATGTTGGAGTGGAAAAGTGCTGCGGGACAGCATCCTATATGGGAAAACGTCACCGGGGGACCTTACCCAGAATTATTAGTTGAACAAACCATGGGACTTGAGCCACAATTCAGCATTTATCAAGTCCGACCCCGCCGCTTTGTTCCTAACCCCATTGAGTTAGTTAGCATCTCCCTAGATCAAGAAGTTGTTGACCACTATGCTTATCGAAGAGCTATTAGACTAGCTCGCAGCGGTTTGTGGTCTCCGGCTTTAAGTCTGATGCAACCCCTCAAGAACAATTCCGGCACCGGTGGCGATTATCCCCAAAAATGGCCAGCATTAGCGGAGGCACAACTGCAATTAATTCAGTTCCATGCCAGCATTACAGATGCTCAGGCTACAGCAGCTTGGGCAAGTCCGACTCAAAAGGTACTCGCGGGACTTATTGATGGTCGTTGGAGTGAAGCCCTAAATGTGGTTCAAAGCGCGAGCCTTAACCAAACCGAACTGTTAAACCTCCTACAGGCTGACGGGGGAAGAATCAAAAACCGCATTCAAGCAGCGCTGCTGGAAAACCCAGAAGAACCAGATTTGCAAGCCTGGGGCGCTCTCATTTTGGTGGCCCAATTCGGGAGAGATGAAGCGATCGCATGGTTAGAAACCCAATCTCAAGCCTCCCCAGACAACAAAACCCGCATTCGCCAATTGTTAGATTAATCCATTGGCTCTGGTGCTCTCTTAGGAGCATGATTTAATCTCAAATTAGGTTAATATTTTAGGGCAATATGGTATAAGAAGCGAGAAGAGTTGAGGATAAACCTATTGCCAGATATGTCAAACCCAAGGAAGCGGCTCAAATCCTTGGAGTCCATGAAAGAATACTCCGCAGATGGGACAAAAATGGCTCAATCGAGACCATCAGAACCCCCGCTGGGCAACGACGATACAACGTTGAGTCATATTCTGATTCCATATCAGGCAGTGACAAACGCAAAGTCGTTATCTATGCCAGAGTTAGTAG includes:
- a CDS encoding glycosyltransferase family 4 protein, with translation MKILMISSTFPYPPTKGGTQVRTFNLLKFLSQTHPITLVTQRTSDVTDDDIEELSQCVDRLQVFPRSEPAEANWGIFGKISRFGQFLLSGTPPNVRATYSVDMQEWIDQVVEDEGYDVITCEHSINESYVRPEWKDRLKTVVNVHSSVYATCRQQLETQTAEKPLRDRLNLPLLYRYEQQYCTKFSSIVATTPEDGEQMQHFNPIAKVEIIPNGVNFEQFPYRTFDPGGHQLIFVGAMDNIANIDAARFLALEILPQIQKRASDTTITIVGARPVPEVLELAYCPGVNVTGRVPSMAEYLHKATVCVIPMRTGFGIKNKTLETMAAGVPLVASDRGLEGLAVDGEGVELRALRANTVEEYVQQIARLFENPDLRQELSQKARSLIETEYTWERAGQRYEQVLIG